In the genome of Candoia aspera isolate rCanAsp1 chromosome 1, rCanAsp1.hap2, whole genome shotgun sequence, one region contains:
- the PLCD4 gene encoding 1-phosphatidylinositol 4,5-bisphosphate phosphodiesterase delta-4, whose translation MSSLLYSVRVQLDDNLVQMQQGTMMRKVKSKNWKKQRYFMLQHDCMTVWYKSKMSGKAKSAFSVSDVETVREGHQSEVLQSLAEEFPAECCFTVVFHGRRSNLDLIASSAKEAQCWIQGLRRLVETVINMDQKERLDQWICDWFLKADKDKDGRMNFKEVQHLLRMMNVDMNEDHAFQLFQMADKSETGTLEGEEFVLFYKALTQRDEVLELFQEYSEDGKKLTLLEFVDFLKQEQMEVDGTDELAMELIDRYEPSETGKARHILSTDGFLMYLCSPDGSIFNPEHKKIFQDMSQPLCHYFISSSHNTYLMEDQLRGQSSVEGYIRALKRGCRCLEVDCWDGPNGEPIVYHGYTFTSKIPFRDVVTTLEKYAFWVSDYPIILSIENHCSIEQQDIMAQLLKDILGEHLLINTIDGLVPVQLPSPQELKGKIILKGNKIGYLEDSLNGYPDKMPEREEVIDEEGTEVEVEVLRSEDKRKEKKGKPSLSKELSDCIIYCKGVPFCSFQHSCSHYKSYEMSSFTESKARKLIREAGNDFVRHNTWQLTRIFPSGLRTDSSNFNPQTMWNVGCQLVALNFQTAGTEMDLCDGLFSQNGRCGYVLKPSFMRDRETAFSPENPQSRGEDNPLSLAVKIISGQQLPKIPNSKEGSIVDPFVRVEIHGIPPDSAKQETKYVDNNGFNPQWDESFRFHVWVPELALLRFVVEDYDKASRNDFVGQYTLPLTSVRAGYRHIHLLSKDGTGIPPASLFVHIQIAELSTENS comes from the exons ATGTCTTCACTTCTCTATAGTGTTC GTGTGCAACTGGATGACAATCTTGTACAAATGCAACAAGGAACAATGATGCGCAAGGTAAAATCCAAGAACTGGAAGAAACAACGATACTTCATGTTACAGCATGACTGCATGACAGTCTGGTACAAATCCAAGATGTCTGGCAAAGCCAAATCAGCCT TCTCAGTAAGTGATGTGGAAACAGTTCGTGAAGGACATCAATCAGAAGTACTGCAAAGTCTGGCTGAGGAGTTCCCTGCTGAGTGCTGTTTCACTGTTGTCTTCCATGGGCGGCGAAGCAACCTAGACCTCATTGCTAGTTCAGCCAAGGAAGCTCAGTGTTGGATCCAAGGCTTGCGGCGCCTTGTAGAGACTGTCATTAACATGGATCAGAAAGAGAGGCTTGATCA ATGGATCTGTGACTGGTTTTTAAAAGCTGATAAAGACAAAGATGGGCGCATGAACTTCAAAGAGGTACAGCACTTGCTTAGGATGATGAATGTGGATATGAATGAAGACCATGCCTTCCAGCTCTTCCAG ATGGCTGACAAATCAGAAACAGGGACGCTGGAGGGAGAGGAATTTGTGCTGTTCTACAAAGCACTAACTCAGCGGGATGAGGTGCTTGAGCTTTTCCAGGAGTACTCTGAAGATGGAAAGAAGTTGACCCTCTTGGAGTTTGTGGACTTCTTGAAACAGGAGCAGATGGAAGTTGATGGCACTGATGAGCTTGCAATGGAACTGATTGACAGATATGAACCATCTGAGACTG GCAAAGCTCGTCATATACTGAGTACAGATGGATTTCTCATGTATCTCTGCTCACCAGATGGCTCCATCTTCAACCCTGAGCACAAGAAAATCTTCCAGGATATGTCTCAGCCTCTCTGCCATTATTTTATCTCTTCCTCTCACAACACATATCTGATGGAAGACCAGCTGCGAGGTCAAAGCAGTGTTGAAGGATATATCAG GGCTCTCAAACGGGGCTGCCGGTGCTTAGAAGTTGACTGTTGGGATGGACCTAATGGAGAGCCAATTGTCTATCATGGCTATACGTTCACTTCTAAGATCCCTTTCCGGGATGTTGTGACAACCCTTGAGAAGTATGCCTTCTGG GTTTCTGATTATCCTATCATCCTGTCTATTGAGAATCACTGCAGCATAGAGCAACAAGATATCATGGCACAACTGCTGAAAGACATCCTGGGAGAACACCTCCTCATCAACACCATTGATGGCCTTGTTCCTGTGCAACTGCCTTCACCTCAA GAACTGAAGGGCAAGATCATTTTAAAGGGCAATAAGATTGGGTATCTGGAAGATTCTCTGAATGGGTATCCAGACAAGATGCCTGAGCGGGAAGAAGTTATTGATGAAGAAGGAACCGAGGTAGAGGTAGAAGTCCTGCGTAGTGAAgacaagagaaaagagaag AAAGGTAAACCGTCCCTCTCCAAGGAACTTTCGGATTGTATTATCTACTGTAAGGGTGTACCTTTCTGCAGCTTCCAACATTCTTGCAGCCACTACAAGTCATATGAGATGTCTTCTTTCACTGAATCCAAAGCTCGCAAACTCATCCGAGAAGCTG GGAATGACTTTGTCCGCCATAACACCTGGCAGCTGACACGGATCTTCCCCAGTGGGCTGCGGACTGACTCCTCCAATTTCAACCCCCAGACGATGTGGAATGTGGGGTGCCAATTGG TGGCCTTGAATTTTCAAACTGCTGGTACCGAGATGGATTTGTGTGATGGGCTGTTTAGTCAAAATGGCCGCTGCGGTTATGTGCTGAAGCCAAGTTTCATGCGGGATAGAGAGACAGCCTTCAGCCCTGAGAACCCCCAAAGCAGGGGTGAAGATAACCCCTTGAGCTTAGCTGTTAAG ATCATTAGTGGGCAGCAGCTGCCCAAGATTCCCAACAGCAAAGAAGGCTCCATTGTGGATCCATTCGTGCGAGTGGAGATTCATGGTATCCCTCCTGACAGTGCCAAGCAGGAAACCAAATATGTTGACAACAACG GTTTTAACCCACAGTGGGATGAGTCCTTTCGGTTCCATGTGTGGGTCCCAGAATTGGCCCTTCTACGTTTTGTGGTGGAAGATTATGACAAGGCATCTCGGAATGACTTTGTGGGGCAGTATACACTACCTCTCACCAGTGTCAGAGCAG GATATCGCCACATCCATCTTCTTTCGAAGGATGGCACGGGGATCCCACCAGCATCTCTGTTTGTCCACATTCAGATAGCGGAGTTGTCGACTGAGAACAGTTAA